Within the Erpetoichthys calabaricus chromosome 1, fErpCal1.3, whole genome shotgun sequence genome, the region GAGCTGAGATGGCATCTGAACTTGCCGTACTATCAGGGAGCATTTTATTGGCTGTAACAAAGAGTTGCAAGCAGGACTACACTGAAAGATCAGCAGGGAGTCACCAAATATGACTTACCCAGAGATTTTCAGTCTTGGTAATTGACATGCTCCAGTGACaagaagtcgtgtaatgtgacattggctttaaagAGTTTGTTGTAATGCAAATTTTGtccaaaaacattttcagaaacctttcttatgtttttttctacCCTGCAGAACTCAGTTTTGTGCTTATCTTTATTactgtttaacattttattgacattaatatttttaatcactGCTTTCATAACATTGCAATGCCATTTAGTAGTTTGGTTTATTTTCATTAGTGCcaacatttttagtttttgtcatCAGTCCCCAACTATTTGTCTATGTTTCTAGATAATCTCAAAGAAATTCACATGCATTATTGAAAATCTTTTAGGGAGTCAGAAAATTTGTGTGGTTATTTTGACTTTCATTCTGGTTTACATGTTGGGCTTTGGCTTTTGGAATCATTATTGTCTTtctatttgtttatatatattttattaattttattgtaatcattccatacaaatagataaatttttacaaaaaataggattgaaaacaaatcaaaccccacccctgagaaggagagcatggccaaaggagtaatacttaaagcttgtaaacatacctaaattgttgagtttaacaGGGcagtaaagataaatggagaagaaaaagaaatgcggagatagttatttcttcttatcctaaaatattattgattagatcctgccaggttttgaaaaagttctgtacagatcctgtaactgagaatttccaatttcaaataatataaaacatcggtttcccactgacttataagaggagagttaggattcttccaatttaacaaaataagtctgcgtgccaaaagtgtatgcaatcatagtttgcttgtccttctccacttcaaatccatctggaagaacaccaaacgcAGCTAttaatgagttaggagggattgtgacaccaaggctgtctgaaagtcacttaaaaattttggtccaaaatgatgttaatttggtgcaggcccaaattAACTTTCTAGGCTTTTGACCTGACCTTTGTTATCTCTCTGATCTACTGGGGCCAGAGTTATAAAACTTGCATTCATACAAAAACAGGCCCAAAATGTGCGTACATCACTTTCCAGGAaaatgttgggatttataaaagaacaaTTTACAGGAGAATTTGTGTATATTTACAACAACTCTGAACTATCCATAtgtaacattttggagaaagtgggaaatgatgacatTCTTGATAAGGTACGGAAATGCAGTCAAACTAGCAAAATGACTACTCCCGCATAAAGTAATTCATATTACCGAGCTGTTATTGTAATATTTGCTGAAGTGACAAGCATGTTAATCCTCAGAAGTGATTCATGTAATGTCTAGACTCTAGTTGCTTTTTAAGGGGGCCAGTGCTACATATTTGTGCATAAGAACTTTTTTATCAGTTTATATAGGCTACCTGATGTCACTTTTCAGGAttaaaaacatttcaatcatttgtTGTCAATAATTGCACATAATTGCTATAATTACAATTGAAAACACTGGCGTGATTCAGTTTCTTCCGTACTGAAAGCTAGAAATATCATGTCCTACAGCCTGTTCATAGGCTTATGGTATGAAAAAATATGGCTTGTTTAGTGCTGTCTTTAAAACGAGACAGATAGTTATATAAGTAGAGAACAAGCTTTTAAGAATTAGTAGGATGACGCCTATAATGATAATTCGCTTATGAGCCTACTTAGGCTTCCAAGGGCTGCTGTCTTGGAACTATGTACTGGATTGGGCCAGACATTAGTAAGGAAACAGACTCTACCTGTTCATACCCAGGATTTTACAATGGATGGCTTTCTAGCAACAGACACCTGCAAGAGGTAATTTAAAGGtaaggaatatctcagccaagatTCACTTCCGTTATGCTCACTGTGCTGGAAGACCTAAACCGACTGATGATGTTCCACTTTCAGTTTCCATATGGTTTAAGTGTAcaggccaacataaaaaggcaatttgcagcaatgtccaaAATCAGGAAAATTGACTTAACTCATATAGCAATAAGAGCAtttagcaagaatgaagctgcttttcttAACCATAAGCAGTTTCATTCTATTaatacacaagtcatctgtgatgccaagatgagacagATAAGTGTTGTGGCTTGGTAGCCTTGTTcaaacccatgattcatttattttgaggtaaagtAGCACTGGCAGAAGACTTGCGATGGTACTGTATGTGATGACCTGCTTGTTGGTAAGGTAGCTGGCTAAACCCTCAATGTTTCAGGTGGCCTATACTAttaattgtaacagcaatcatgtttttacatgtgccaggtgatagtggctaccctcTCAGATGCTGGTGCCTTCTGCTTTTTCTCCGACCCCAAGAGTGGAAGAGAGGCGCTATAATGTCATGCATCCTTTTGCATGCTCAGTTGTGGAGCACACCATAGGACTCCTAAAATGCATGTAGCAGTGTCTGGATGTGTCAGATGGGAGGCTGCTTGTTGGTGACAACCCTGCTTAGTTTAGGTGCTTCTACTTTACAGACAAGAACTTCTATCTCACATTCTTCaaagtttttgctttttgtctGTCTCCACTTGTTGCCATTGTCTCATTTTACAGGTATATCTGttcattactgtatatatgttgtaaGAAAACAATGGgaacaagataaaggtttggggggatCAGGCCCCATATATTGTCAGGACTGCTGTTAGGCAAAATATACTTGATTAGAAAAGAGAGTAGCATTTTCGGACTGAGTCATATAATAGACAGAAGAACAGGAGGATTGTCGGGTTTATATGGTGGagagggaggaagaggcgggtcgtCAATGGGAAGTAACATCATCCCAGGAGCAGACTAATGCTGAAACAGGAAGTGGAGTTATTGTTCTTGCAAAGAATGAGAGAAGGTATTAGTGCACATAATCAGTCCCATTTGGCGCTTCAACAATAACTAGACCCTACTGCTGTCTCTGATGCACGCGTGTATGACAATGTACAAGGTTGACTAACAATGTCCATATATGTTTGATTCAGAGTGGAAACTGGGCAGGGCTTCAGGCCTGTTCACGTATgcatatttacaagatgattgtggttaataaagggtaaattgtgtatgccaagttatataaatcctttgcttttggatatacacattttcctgttttttttgacATGCGCAGATTTTCACCCTCAAAtctacacaaagttttataaattacaACCCTGGTCCTTGTGCTAAAtatttttctctgccttttccttttgtGTCGGAACATTATCATACATTTTGTCTAATGGTTGTGGAATTAGGATAGAGTGGTGTGAGCTTTGAAATTAAGAAGACCAAATCAGGGGGTTGTACTAGCACATGCCCCTTATGATTGAGCTTGAAATTGGGAATCAGGAAGGATTACTTCTTGATAATTAGATTTTACTTCTGCTGAAAGTTTGTGTTCATTTTGTTGGGGTGCAGACACAGGAAATATGGTTTTGCCTTGCGTACGGTTTTTGTGTAGATCTTAGAAATATTATCTTCACCATTGAGTTAAAATTTGAATCTGGTCTGTATTCTTAGAGAAGAGGGAAGAATGACGAGCCAATATATTGACCACAGGTCTTTGACAGCGGCGCATATTTCATCATGTCATGAATCTGAACATCTGCTGCATTCATCCAGACAAGAGAAGAAGCGGATGATGCAGGCTCAACACAGAGCCACTATAGCTAGATTGATCAAGAATGTGAAGAACATCGTTTGGTCAGATGGGAAAAGGTCCCCAACAAAGGTATTTACTGAATATATATTCTATGAAAAATTGTcaaatgcatttatatatatatatatatatatatatatatatatatatatatatatatatacagtatatatttatatatatgttgcatagttttactgtcaaataaagcaaagagtatgcgacatatatatatatatttttttaaactgtcttCTAACCTCAGACTAGCATGTAACTCAACTAAAATGAAACACCAAATAGTTAATTTATCTTTGTCTTATTGACAATTAGATAAAAGAAAATCCCAATTAAGTAAAGCTTGGAAATATTTTCTCCTcctgtatttaaatataatagaaaaagaGTTTGAATTATATTTTACCTTAAAAAACATGTTTAAGTCATTTACAGCTTACAAACTCGTTTGTagttttgtatgtactgtataatgtgtgtatatgagCAGAGATACATAAGAAAGTTTAAAACTGAGGTTGTGGGTACTGCATAGGCAATGCCTTATACATAGAATAAATTGAAGAGATAAAACAACATTCCCAACCAGTCTGGAGAAAGATTAAATTACTTGAGGGGCCTGGGGTCACTGATCCTCCTTTGGTTTGCTGACTTCTGGACTATGGAGGAAGCAGGCAAACATGCCATACTATTGGCAACTGAATCCAGGTGTTCCTGTGAGTTCTTTAATTTAGTTATCATCAGCTCAGTTGAAAGGTCACACTCCACCTAAAATATGAATGATTGTTTATTGGGACCTGGACAATGTCCATTTATGCAggattcaatttttttctcttttttcacagTGTCAGATTCTGATTGAAGCAAAGAAATTTCTACATCAGCAGGAAAAAGAGCTGGTTAGGCTTTTGAAACTAAAAggtcagaaaatcaaaaataaacagtaacGGCCTGAGCAGGAAGAAATGCACTACGAGCAATATAGTTGTTACTGTAGGTAAAATACAGACACATTTGCTTCCAACATCTGGAATGAATAATTTTTTGGAAGAAAGGCTGCATTGGATCCTTTAAATCTGGATGCAATATTGAAATGTGTATACTTATCAAAGGTTACACTATAATGTCTCCTATCTGATAACTGCCGAGTTTACCACTGACAACAGTTTTGCTTTTCTTGCAGAGCATCTTCAGTTGGGTGATAATGGCCTTCGAAACCTAGAAGAAGTGAAGCAGGAATTCAGAAAATTCTATTATACTAGCAGGTAGAACACAATACAGAGTGTTTTACTGCTATATTTCTGGGATTGACTTCTATTCTTTATGTTCTCTCAGGGATTTTTCTGATGTTTCACATTTGAGATAGGATACTTGGTGTCTGAATTTGTTTACCCTTAAAGCTAAGATGCCTTTTCACAGTCTGTGTATTTGTGGTACTGGTCTATGGCAGAAttaatattgtatatgtataataCATCAGCACCATGACTGAcctttgtggtgttttttttgtctgtatcaAGTTTTTTCCATAGGCATGACAAAAGTCCAGTCCGTAAATAATTGGTATTGGTCTTCTCTATCACTGACTGTTATGACACACTGGTAccctttttatccatccatccatccattgtccaacccgctgaatccgaatacagggtcacgggggtctgctggagccaatcccagccaacacagggcacaaggcaggaaccaatcccgggcagggtgccaacccaccgcaggacacacacaaacacaccaagcacacactagggccaatttagaatcgccaatccacctaacctgcatgtctttggactgtgggaggaaactggagcgcccggaggaaacccacgcagacacggggagaacatgcaaactccacgcagggaggacccgggaagtgaacccaggtccccaggtctcccaactgcgaggcagcagcgctacccactgcgccaccgtgccgcccccctttttattttttacataataattattaaatgacAATCACTGAAAATACTAAACCGGTATTTTCAGCTAGTTTACTCTGGTAATAGCAAATAAAGTGCATTAGaagcaataacaaataaaaagtgaATTTCTTATTTTACAGAACTCCTTGTATTTGATTTGTCTTTCAcaagctgttttgtcttggtagtgtCCTATTTGACTCTTCTTTCCtcttttgtactctttattgtgtataCTTTATCagaatttctcaaatcccatagacttaccactgtttataaggtatttgaGAGGTCTTCTCACCTtctcttctacatctataacctcaacagcaacaacatttatttatataacacattttcatacatatgatgtagctcaaagtgctttacaggatgaagaaagagacaatataaaaaataaaattaggtagtactaattaacatagaataatagtaaggtccgatgaccagggaggacagaaaaaaaacccccagagggctggagaataaacattaaatctgtaggggttccgaggccacaagaccgcccagcccccgctaggcattctacctaacataaatgatctcaatcagtcctcatggttttcaggcttcacatggaagaacttgatgatgatggtcatgtggacttctggcctttaatccatcaatgtagggacatcaagGTGCtgtgatcgggtggtggtggcgcagatcgccaccacagaaaactggaaaaagaacagcagagaaactaggggttagtatggattttggagccaccatgaatgataatgataattaaatgcatatacaaaatatcaggtttaaactaaaattaagctatgagaaagccatgttaaaataatgtgtttttagcagttttttaaagtgctccactgttaTTATCCTGgtaaatttctattggtaaactaatccagattttaggtgtataatagcagaaggctgcctcaccacttcttttaaatttagctcttggaattataagcagagactcatttgaagatcttaggttacgatttggagtgtaaggtgaaagacattctaaaacataggatggagcgagattatttaaggctttgtaaaccataagtagtattttaaagtcaataataaatgatacaggtaaccaatgttgtgacatcaaaactggagagatgtattaggattttcttttcctagttaagattctagcagctgcattctgcactagtttcaatcaattgatatcttttttgggtagtcctgagaggagtgcgatATAGTAATccagccgactgaaaacaaaagtgtgaactaacttctcagcatcttgcaatgttataagaggtctaacttttgctatggttcttaacctcaggcaattaagtagagtaaaaggacaagcaggagttaagttacacattttcataatgtactattgataatattcataaaataataataatgaagcaaagtacatgtgaatattgccaaccatgcaacctgataaatgctagatgtgtagtaTATTTACTCAGATGTCTCTGgtcaagtcatcatttctagtcagctttcttcaggacaggcctgTCTCAGTATAGCTACTAAGTTGTGCtcctcattgtgttctcttcaccCAATGCTGTGAGAGAGATATGTAGGTAAAGGTGAGGTAACCAGCTTTATAACATTCTtaccaaaaaaacaaaccaatggGACGTCATAGTGAGGAATGACCTCCAATTCAAAACCAAATCAGAAATggccatactttagaccaatagaattcagGTACAAGTCAtcccccagttgctttgtttagtcagtttatggcTTTCCTACAGGCAGTGACTTATAGGctctaagtccaaacacagttaCCCTTGCCAAGCTGGACTGATGCTCCATCCACCTCACCAAAAATTCACCATCCTAAGTCAATCCTAAAGACTGGGGGTTGGTgaggtaaacatcaaagcactactgttctcatcaatgaaataaaacatccatccatccatccattatccaacccgctatatcctaactacagggtcacggcagccaatcccagccaacatagggcgcaaagcaggaaataaaccccgggcagggtgccagcccaccgtaggaaATAAAACATGTCTCCTGAAACacatattacatttgctttgtctgatttacaaataaagacatacaaaatattgatCAACCTATATGCTAGAAATCAGTTCACAATTTGTTGCAATTTGAACTAATGGATGTTCTAACAATAAGAGGTCAGTAAATTagtttctaacattttttttaacattttgcataGTTTAAGAAAATCACCATCATTTACCTAGGCAAGCTGACAAGTAAACAACTGACCATGGAATATGCAGAAAacctttaatagttttttttttttcccacttacTCATCAGTTCCCCATCTGATCTGAAGTCTTTACAAAAGCAGGAGTGCCATGTAAAGGAAGTCATACCAACCTCCGACTGTGAACAGAATCTATTGCTCCTATCTTCTGCTAATGTTATACTGCAGGAGGGGTAAGAGACTTCTACCAATATCTTTGTAATACGTATGTTTCCTACGGACAGGAATAGTATATCACAGCTACTTATACAGAAAGATGTgtctcattaaaatatttttttctggccTAATTTGTGATGGATAAATGAACTAAAGTTATCCTAATCAAATATTTTGCATTGTGCAGAGAAAACACCCGAGTATTGATGGTACAGATGCTTCTGCTTATACTAACTTCAGCTTTCACCTCTGAAGAAGATTCTCCTGCATTTTGGTGGAGGTGTAAGACATAAATTCTGAATGAACTCTGTTTAACACCTCAGTAATGAAAGCAAGATAAGGTGTTATGATCCAAAGATAATGAGAAGGTATCAAGACTAAAACTCTGGATCTGTACTACTTTACTGTAGGGACatattaaactgaaaaataaagactTCATGTAGTGCAGATGGGGTTTGAAGAGTGGGGAGGTGTTTAGGATTTCTAGATTATATTAAGAGGTACCAGTAGGCCAAGAACACTGCATTTATTGGAATGGACAAAGCAAAATCTCATGTGTAGGAGTTtacagaagccatgaagaataACTTTTGAGCAGTCTCAAAAGGGATTTTGGAAACCATTATGAGCAGtagaatactgtatattctaacaTATTCCAATAAGAAAGAAATTACACTACTTAGTATCTTCTTTGATTTTTGTGGATGATATTGTCTTCTAGGCCTTAATCTATGATATTCGACATGCACTGGACCACATCATAGCTTTAGTACTGCTATGGAGGTAAAGACAGTATAAATGTTCACTGAGAGATGGATAGACTACCTCACAAGCTACAGGTATATTAAACTGGCAAAGATCAGGAAATCAAATGAACCAGAATACCAAAGCCCAAAGTGTTAATCGAACCTAAAGTAAATATTCTGAGCAAAATAAAGTCATTATTCTAAAAAAACAACCTcgcaaaaggtttatttttaatcTAAAACATTGAATGCTAGGAGAATCACATCACTATTTTATACACCCTCTGGTTGATAACATGACAAGAAACTAGGTAGAGGGGAGTAACTTCTTCAAATGGAGTAGTTGAAATACCTCAGTGCACAGGTGTCGAAttccagtcctcgagggccgcagtggctgcatgatttcattttcatcactattcttcattagtgagccatttttactgctaattaacttcttctgccttagttttaattaacttgactcaggtcccttagttgtctctttttccttaattactagccaaacaataatgagacaaacaagtcaccatatgaccagctcacctgtgcccatcacacaatatctgaaaataaagaaaggtgaaggtctcagtaaggttggtctctcaggtcaccaaaacattttgacggtgttcttagaaaaaacagaaaaatcaacaagtttggaaatatctgctgtggcagaatgagagcagcaacaagccattgaattacataacgggcttaattaacagcaaggaccagcttctcattaagaaactggttggagtgaaattagttggagtttgaaatcccagttttgctggtcatctgttggctcgtttcacgtctcatttctgtttggctgccatttaatgaagaaacaaatcaattcaggaggactgaatccttaaaaacagggctattgaaatgaagggaaaaagagttaattagcagtgaaaactgattaggaaaagggttagaatgaaaacctgtagccactgcggcccaccaggcctggagttcgacacccctgcctcaGTGTATTGTTTATGAGTGGAGGTGTTAGTTAATTTGGCCAATGAGTTACCCCCGCAACTTCAGTGTACATTGTGCAATATCTTGGGCAAAACATTCTAATTTTCAGTCAGTCTACAATATACTTAACTATGGTCATGAGTTtttgaccaaaagaatgagagtGCAAGTGCAAGCAGTAGATATTACTGTAGGTTGCTGTGCAGAATTTCTGGCCCACTCTCTGTTAAAGTGTGAGGAGCTTAACAATACAGGAGGACCTCAGAGTGGCAGCAGTGTTTTTTTTGCATCAAGAGTTTCTCTTTATTTGGTGCACCTTTAGATACCTCTAAAACAGCCAGAATTCTTGGAGTCACTGATTCAACAAGGTGAAGACAGTTTTCTGGCCAAATCTTCATCCTGCAAACACCTTGTTCTACTTCATACCAACAGATCTTTATTAATTTGATGTAGGGGCTCTTGTATAGTGCACTGGAGTAAACTAAAGTCACTGTCATGCTTGTGAAACCAGAGGAGATGATTTTCTGACATTACAAGATGTCAGAAAAGtgctatta harbors:
- the LOC127526795 gene encoding uncharacterized protein LOC127526795, with translation MTSQYIDHRSLTAAHISSCHESEHLLHSSRQEKKRMMQAQHRATIARLIKNVKNIVWSDGKRSPTKCQILIEAKKFLHQQEKELVRLLKLKEHLQLGDNGLRNLEEVKQEFRKFYYTSSSPSDLKSLQKQECHVKEVIPTSDCEQNLLLLSSANVILQEGQTINIWMMKRPVVAEETSFPLVSKAFSCLWDSGQQKVVIPFVKAEQMSFSRQKSEDLVQTELKNNHEALNEIMFVCSEHPEKSCTPPFCTDVLLFAE